One stretch of Microplitis mediator isolate UGA2020A chromosome 9, iyMicMedi2.1, whole genome shotgun sequence DNA includes these proteins:
- the LOC130674321 gene encoding phosphatidylcholine:ceramide cholinephosphotransferase 2-like isoform X5, producing the protein MVLDHKATSLHSDYGSFDRPLSSNGEQNHDRDIEVAVDGSTSGMAQSSDVYQRQPLLPGAPAKSKDRWGAVGSSADYYEDDNDKIDNISHTRHTSGIQNGSGIVKIDIPPPLREEPRFPKEKWKTVFAFLFMVFNFILTTTSLAMLHERVPDRSVDPLPDIVLDNIEAQNWALDVSEILIIIISNSAALLVIFHKHRFIVVRRIFILMGLLYMMRSITFYVTVLPMSSKTYYCSPKLNHTTPLIITKRVLQLISGFGLSINGKHTYCGDFIFSGHTVVLVLSYLIIKEYSPKRCQPVHWIAGITAFLGVIMVLIAHCHYTVDVIIAYWVTTRLWYIYHTLANNAQLKQYGPNNFLARLWWFPLFRYFEKNVGATVPRQYDWPLPWPRRFLAKHPNRDS; encoded by the exons ATGGTATTGGACCATAAAGCAACGAGCCTACACAGTGATTACGGTAGTTTTGATCGACCATTAAGTAGCAACGGTGAGCAGAATCACGACAGGGACATTGAAGTTGCAGTTGATGGAAGTACCAGTGGAATGGCACAGTCGAGTGACGTTTATCAGCGACAACCGCTTCTACCAGGAGCACCAGCTAAAAGTAAAGACCGTTGGGGTGCCGTTGGTTCTAGCGCAGACTACTATGAAGATGATAATGACAAAATAGATAATATAAGTCACACGCGTCATACCAGTGGTATTCAAAATGGTAGCGGTATTGTTAAAATTGATATACCACCGCCTCTGAGAGAAGAGCCGCGTTTTCCAAAAGAGAAATGGAAAACTGTatttg catttttatttatggtttttaattttatactaaCAACAACATCACTTGCAATGTTACATGAACGTGTACCGGATCGTAGTGTTGATCCATTACCAGATATTGTACTAGATAATATTGAAGCACAAAATTGGGCACTTGATGtctcggaaattttaattattattatatctaaTTCTGCTGCGTTATTAGTAATATTTCATAAGCATAG GTTTATAGTTGTGAGacgaatatttatattaatgggTCTATTGTATATGATGAGAagtataacattttatgtgaCAGTCCTGCCAATGTCTAGTAAAACATATTACTGTAGTCCTAAATTAAATCATACAACGCCTCTTATTATAACTAAACGTGTACTGCAACTGATATCAGGTTTTGGATTGTCGATAAACGGCAAGCATACTTACTGcggtgattttatttttagcggTCATACCGTTGTTCTTGTACTTTCTTACCTGATTATCAAAGAAT ACTCACCAAAAAGATGTCAACCAGTGCACTGGATTGCTGGAATAACAGCATTTCTTGGTGTTATTATGGTGTTAATAGCACACTGTCATTACACAGTTGACGTTATTATTGCATATTGGGTTACAACACGATTGTGGTATATTTATCACACATTAGCAAATAACGCGCAGTTGAag caATATggaccaaataattttttggcacGATTATGGTGGTTCCCATTGTTTAGATACttcgaaaaaaatgttggTGCGACTGTACCAAGACAATATGACTGGCCATTGCCATGGCCGAGAAGATTTCTTGCCAAGCATCCCAACCGTGATAGTTAA
- the LOC130674321 gene encoding phosphatidylcholine:ceramide cholinephosphotransferase 2-like isoform X4: MQREQTILVADPMVLDHKATSLHSDYGSFDRPLSSNGEQNHDRDIEVAVDGSTSGMAQSSDVYQRQPLLPGAPAKSKDRWGAVGSSADYYEDDNDKIDNISHTRHTSGIQNGSGIVKIDIPPPLREEPRFPKEKWKTVFAFLFMVFNFILTTTSLAMLHERVPDRSVDPLPDIVLDNIEAQNWALDVSEILIIIISNSAALLVIFHKHRFIVVRRIFILMGLLYMMRSITFYVTVLPMSSKTYYCSPKLNHTTPLIITKRVLQLISGFGLSINGKHTYCGDFIFSGHTVVLVLSYLIIKEYSPKRCQPVHWIAGITAFLGVIMVLIAHCHYTVDVIIAYWVTTRLWYIYHTLANNAQLKQYGPNNFLARLWWFPLFRYFEKNVGATVPRQYDWPLPWPRRFLAKHPNRDS; the protein is encoded by the exons ATGCAACGCGAACAGACAATCTTGGTGGCTGATCC GATGGTATTGGACCATAAAGCAACGAGCCTACACAGTGATTACGGTAGTTTTGATCGACCATTAAGTAGCAACGGTGAGCAGAATCACGACAGGGACATTGAAGTTGCAGTTGATGGAAGTACCAGTGGAATGGCACAGTCGAGTGACGTTTATCAGCGACAACCGCTTCTACCAGGAGCACCAGCTAAAAGTAAAGACCGTTGGGGTGCCGTTGGTTCTAGCGCAGACTACTATGAAGATGATAATGACAAAATAGATAATATAAGTCACACGCGTCATACCAGTGGTATTCAAAATGGTAGCGGTATTGTTAAAATTGATATACCACCGCCTCTGAGAGAAGAGCCGCGTTTTCCAAAAGAGAAATGGAAAACTGTatttg catttttatttatggtttttaattttatactaaCAACAACATCACTTGCAATGTTACATGAACGTGTACCGGATCGTAGTGTTGATCCATTACCAGATATTGTACTAGATAATATTGAAGCACAAAATTGGGCACTTGATGtctcggaaattttaattattattatatctaaTTCTGCTGCGTTATTAGTAATATTTCATAAGCATAG GTTTATAGTTGTGAGacgaatatttatattaatgggTCTATTGTATATGATGAGAagtataacattttatgtgaCAGTCCTGCCAATGTCTAGTAAAACATATTACTGTAGTCCTAAATTAAATCATACAACGCCTCTTATTATAACTAAACGTGTACTGCAACTGATATCAGGTTTTGGATTGTCGATAAACGGCAAGCATACTTACTGcggtgattttatttttagcggTCATACCGTTGTTCTTGTACTTTCTTACCTGATTATCAAAGAAT ACTCACCAAAAAGATGTCAACCAGTGCACTGGATTGCTGGAATAACAGCATTTCTTGGTGTTATTATGGTGTTAATAGCACACTGTCATTACACAGTTGACGTTATTATTGCATATTGGGTTACAACACGATTGTGGTATATTTATCACACATTAGCAAATAACGCGCAGTTGAag caATATggaccaaataattttttggcacGATTATGGTGGTTCCCATTGTTTAGATACttcgaaaaaaatgttggTGCGACTGTACCAAGACAATATGACTGGCCATTGCCATGGCCGAGAAGATTTCTTGCCAAGCATCCCAACCGTGATAGTTAA
- the LOC130674321 gene encoding phosphatidylcholine:ceramide cholinephosphotransferase 2-like isoform X2 yields the protein MSGATSTYIMKLQLLVIETDYCWRKALLRMVLDHKATSLHSDYGSFDRPLSSNGEQNHDRDIEVAVDGSTSGMAQSSDVYQRQPLLPGAPAKSKDRWGAVGSSADYYEDDNDKIDNISHTRHTSGIQNGSGIVKIDIPPPLREEPRFPKEKWKTVFAFLFMVFNFILTTTSLAMLHERVPDRSVDPLPDIVLDNIEAQNWALDVSEILIIIISNSAALLVIFHKHRFIVVRRIFILMGLLYMMRSITFYVTVLPMSSKTYYCSPKLNHTTPLIITKRVLQLISGFGLSINGKHTYCGDFIFSGHTVVLVLSYLIIKEYSPKRCQPVHWIAGITAFLGVIMVLIAHCHYTVDVIIAYWVTTRLWYIYHTLANNAQLKQYGPNNFLARLWWFPLFRYFEKNVGATVPRQYDWPLPWPRRFLAKHPNRDS from the exons ATGTCCGGCGCAACGTCTACGTATATAATGAAATTACAATTGCTGGTAATTGAGACTGATTATTGTTGGAGAAAAGCTTTACTGag GATGGTATTGGACCATAAAGCAACGAGCCTACACAGTGATTACGGTAGTTTTGATCGACCATTAAGTAGCAACGGTGAGCAGAATCACGACAGGGACATTGAAGTTGCAGTTGATGGAAGTACCAGTGGAATGGCACAGTCGAGTGACGTTTATCAGCGACAACCGCTTCTACCAGGAGCACCAGCTAAAAGTAAAGACCGTTGGGGTGCCGTTGGTTCTAGCGCAGACTACTATGAAGATGATAATGACAAAATAGATAATATAAGTCACACGCGTCATACCAGTGGTATTCAAAATGGTAGCGGTATTGTTAAAATTGATATACCACCGCCTCTGAGAGAAGAGCCGCGTTTTCCAAAAGAGAAATGGAAAACTGTatttg catttttatttatggtttttaattttatactaaCAACAACATCACTTGCAATGTTACATGAACGTGTACCGGATCGTAGTGTTGATCCATTACCAGATATTGTACTAGATAATATTGAAGCACAAAATTGGGCACTTGATGtctcggaaattttaattattattatatctaaTTCTGCTGCGTTATTAGTAATATTTCATAAGCATAG GTTTATAGTTGTGAGacgaatatttatattaatgggTCTATTGTATATGATGAGAagtataacattttatgtgaCAGTCCTGCCAATGTCTAGTAAAACATATTACTGTAGTCCTAAATTAAATCATACAACGCCTCTTATTATAACTAAACGTGTACTGCAACTGATATCAGGTTTTGGATTGTCGATAAACGGCAAGCATACTTACTGcggtgattttatttttagcggTCATACCGTTGTTCTTGTACTTTCTTACCTGATTATCAAAGAAT ACTCACCAAAAAGATGTCAACCAGTGCACTGGATTGCTGGAATAACAGCATTTCTTGGTGTTATTATGGTGTTAATAGCACACTGTCATTACACAGTTGACGTTATTATTGCATATTGGGTTACAACACGATTGTGGTATATTTATCACACATTAGCAAATAACGCGCAGTTGAag caATATggaccaaataattttttggcacGATTATGGTGGTTCCCATTGTTTAGATACttcgaaaaaaatgttggTGCGACTGTACCAAGACAATATGACTGGCCATTGCCATGGCCGAGAAGATTTCTTGCCAAGCATCCCAACCGTGATAGTTAA
- the LOC130674321 gene encoding phosphatidylcholine:ceramide cholinephosphotransferase 2-like isoform X1: MKTKVYLTPVHKFACKIRYNKNNNNECIEIKTMCCPQQCACPHTWMVLDHKATSLHSDYGSFDRPLSSNGEQNHDRDIEVAVDGSTSGMAQSSDVYQRQPLLPGAPAKSKDRWGAVGSSADYYEDDNDKIDNISHTRHTSGIQNGSGIVKIDIPPPLREEPRFPKEKWKTVFAFLFMVFNFILTTTSLAMLHERVPDRSVDPLPDIVLDNIEAQNWALDVSEILIIIISNSAALLVIFHKHRFIVVRRIFILMGLLYMMRSITFYVTVLPMSSKTYYCSPKLNHTTPLIITKRVLQLISGFGLSINGKHTYCGDFIFSGHTVVLVLSYLIIKEYSPKRCQPVHWIAGITAFLGVIMVLIAHCHYTVDVIIAYWVTTRLWYIYHTLANNAQLKQYGPNNFLARLWWFPLFRYFEKNVGATVPRQYDWPLPWPRRFLAKHPNRDS, from the exons ATGAAGACAAAAGTATACTTAACTCCTGTTCATAAATTCGCCTGCAAAAtaagatataataaaaataataataatgagtgtATAGAAATAAAGACCATGTGTTGCCCACAACAATGTGCATGTCCACATActtg GATGGTATTGGACCATAAAGCAACGAGCCTACACAGTGATTACGGTAGTTTTGATCGACCATTAAGTAGCAACGGTGAGCAGAATCACGACAGGGACATTGAAGTTGCAGTTGATGGAAGTACCAGTGGAATGGCACAGTCGAGTGACGTTTATCAGCGACAACCGCTTCTACCAGGAGCACCAGCTAAAAGTAAAGACCGTTGGGGTGCCGTTGGTTCTAGCGCAGACTACTATGAAGATGATAATGACAAAATAGATAATATAAGTCACACGCGTCATACCAGTGGTATTCAAAATGGTAGCGGTATTGTTAAAATTGATATACCACCGCCTCTGAGAGAAGAGCCGCGTTTTCCAAAAGAGAAATGGAAAACTGTatttg catttttatttatggtttttaattttatactaaCAACAACATCACTTGCAATGTTACATGAACGTGTACCGGATCGTAGTGTTGATCCATTACCAGATATTGTACTAGATAATATTGAAGCACAAAATTGGGCACTTGATGtctcggaaattttaattattattatatctaaTTCTGCTGCGTTATTAGTAATATTTCATAAGCATAG GTTTATAGTTGTGAGacgaatatttatattaatgggTCTATTGTATATGATGAGAagtataacattttatgtgaCAGTCCTGCCAATGTCTAGTAAAACATATTACTGTAGTCCTAAATTAAATCATACAACGCCTCTTATTATAACTAAACGTGTACTGCAACTGATATCAGGTTTTGGATTGTCGATAAACGGCAAGCATACTTACTGcggtgattttatttttagcggTCATACCGTTGTTCTTGTACTTTCTTACCTGATTATCAAAGAAT ACTCACCAAAAAGATGTCAACCAGTGCACTGGATTGCTGGAATAACAGCATTTCTTGGTGTTATTATGGTGTTAATAGCACACTGTCATTACACAGTTGACGTTATTATTGCATATTGGGTTACAACACGATTGTGGTATATTTATCACACATTAGCAAATAACGCGCAGTTGAag caATATggaccaaataattttttggcacGATTATGGTGGTTCCCATTGTTTAGATACttcgaaaaaaatgttggTGCGACTGTACCAAGACAATATGACTGGCCATTGCCATGGCCGAGAAGATTTCTTGCCAAGCATCCCAACCGTGATAGTTAA
- the LOC130674321 gene encoding phosphatidylcholine:ceramide cholinephosphotransferase 2-like isoform X3 — protein MHKLRLPVKVELPSVITRMVLDHKATSLHSDYGSFDRPLSSNGEQNHDRDIEVAVDGSTSGMAQSSDVYQRQPLLPGAPAKSKDRWGAVGSSADYYEDDNDKIDNISHTRHTSGIQNGSGIVKIDIPPPLREEPRFPKEKWKTVFAFLFMVFNFILTTTSLAMLHERVPDRSVDPLPDIVLDNIEAQNWALDVSEILIIIISNSAALLVIFHKHRFIVVRRIFILMGLLYMMRSITFYVTVLPMSSKTYYCSPKLNHTTPLIITKRVLQLISGFGLSINGKHTYCGDFIFSGHTVVLVLSYLIIKEYSPKRCQPVHWIAGITAFLGVIMVLIAHCHYTVDVIIAYWVTTRLWYIYHTLANNAQLKQYGPNNFLARLWWFPLFRYFEKNVGATVPRQYDWPLPWPRRFLAKHPNRDS, from the exons atgcatAAATTAAGATTACCTGTCAAGGTTGAATTGCCTTCTGTAATTACAAG GATGGTATTGGACCATAAAGCAACGAGCCTACACAGTGATTACGGTAGTTTTGATCGACCATTAAGTAGCAACGGTGAGCAGAATCACGACAGGGACATTGAAGTTGCAGTTGATGGAAGTACCAGTGGAATGGCACAGTCGAGTGACGTTTATCAGCGACAACCGCTTCTACCAGGAGCACCAGCTAAAAGTAAAGACCGTTGGGGTGCCGTTGGTTCTAGCGCAGACTACTATGAAGATGATAATGACAAAATAGATAATATAAGTCACACGCGTCATACCAGTGGTATTCAAAATGGTAGCGGTATTGTTAAAATTGATATACCACCGCCTCTGAGAGAAGAGCCGCGTTTTCCAAAAGAGAAATGGAAAACTGTatttg catttttatttatggtttttaattttatactaaCAACAACATCACTTGCAATGTTACATGAACGTGTACCGGATCGTAGTGTTGATCCATTACCAGATATTGTACTAGATAATATTGAAGCACAAAATTGGGCACTTGATGtctcggaaattttaattattattatatctaaTTCTGCTGCGTTATTAGTAATATTTCATAAGCATAG GTTTATAGTTGTGAGacgaatatttatattaatgggTCTATTGTATATGATGAGAagtataacattttatgtgaCAGTCCTGCCAATGTCTAGTAAAACATATTACTGTAGTCCTAAATTAAATCATACAACGCCTCTTATTATAACTAAACGTGTACTGCAACTGATATCAGGTTTTGGATTGTCGATAAACGGCAAGCATACTTACTGcggtgattttatttttagcggTCATACCGTTGTTCTTGTACTTTCTTACCTGATTATCAAAGAAT ACTCACCAAAAAGATGTCAACCAGTGCACTGGATTGCTGGAATAACAGCATTTCTTGGTGTTATTATGGTGTTAATAGCACACTGTCATTACACAGTTGACGTTATTATTGCATATTGGGTTACAACACGATTGTGGTATATTTATCACACATTAGCAAATAACGCGCAGTTGAag caATATggaccaaataattttttggcacGATTATGGTGGTTCCCATTGTTTAGATACttcgaaaaaaatgttggTGCGACTGTACCAAGACAATATGACTGGCCATTGCCATGGCCGAGAAGATTTCTTGCCAAGCATCCCAACCGTGATAGTTAA
- the LOC130674819 gene encoding translocon-associated protein subunit gamma has protein sequence MSGKSKAFTKEEELLLQDFSRNVSTKSSALFYGNAFIVSAIPIWLFWRIHLIDLYSNAISFVLVTLISTYLMSLAYKNTKFILKHKIAVKREDAVTRDMSKTLAEDKKMSKKEKDERILWKKNEVADYEATTFSLFYNNALFLAIVILLSFYILKTFTPAFNYILSVGGTSALLALLSTGSQ, from the exons atgtcggGAAAATCAAAGGCGTTTACAAAAGAAGAAGAACTTTTGCTTCAAGATTTTTCACGTAATGTATCAACCAAATCGTCAGCATTGTTTTACGGAAATGCATTTATTGTATCAGCAATTCCTATCT GGTTGTTTTGGagaattcatttaattgatttgtatTCAAATGCTATTTCATTTGTATTGGTGACATTAATCAGTACATATTTAATGTCACTGGCATacaaaaatactaaatttattttaaaacataag attgCAGTGAAAAGAGAAGATGCTGTGACCCGCGACATGAGTAAAACATTAGCGGAAGACAAGAAAATGagcaaaaaagaaaaagacgAAAGAATACTATGGAAGAAAAATGAAGTCGCCGATTACGAGGCAACAACTTTCTCACTATTTTACAACAACGCACTTTTCTTGGCAATTGTCATTCTATTATCTTTCTACATCTTGAAAACATTTACACCAGCATTCAATTACATTTTGTCTGTCGGTGGTACGAGTGCACTACTGGCTCTTCTGTCAACTGGATCCCAGTAa